In the genome of Streptomyces sp. NBC_00190, one region contains:
- a CDS encoding ABC transporter ATP-binding protein: protein MADTATKTRVPTVIADEVHVVYKVHAGGRRGGATAALSRIFSRKPAPGVREVHAVKGVSFTAYRGEAIGLIGSNGSGKSTLLKAIAGLQPVASGAVYSHGQPSLLGVNAALMNDLTGERNVILGGLAMGMSRQQVHERYQDIVDFSGINEKGDFISLPMRTYSSGMGARLRFSIAAAKDHDVLMIDEALATGDAAFQRRSQARIEELREHAGTVFLVSHGINTVRETCDRAIWLESGVLRMDGPSAEVCDAYEAFTRG, encoded by the coding sequence GTGGCTGACACCGCAACGAAGACCCGCGTCCCCACGGTGATCGCGGACGAGGTCCACGTCGTCTACAAGGTCCACGCGGGCGGCCGCAGGGGCGGCGCCACCGCCGCGCTCAGCCGGATCTTCTCCCGCAAGCCCGCCCCCGGCGTGCGCGAGGTGCACGCCGTCAAGGGCGTCAGCTTCACCGCGTACAGGGGCGAGGCCATCGGCCTCATCGGCTCCAACGGCTCGGGCAAGTCCACCCTGCTCAAAGCCATCGCCGGCCTCCAGCCGGTGGCCTCCGGCGCGGTCTACTCGCACGGCCAGCCGTCGCTCCTCGGCGTGAACGCGGCCCTGATGAACGACCTGACCGGCGAACGCAACGTCATCCTCGGCGGCCTCGCGATGGGCATGTCCAGGCAGCAGGTCCACGAGCGCTACCAGGACATCGTCGACTTCTCCGGCATCAACGAGAAGGGTGACTTCATCTCCCTGCCCATGCGTACGTACTCCTCCGGCATGGGCGCCCGGCTGCGGTTCTCCATCGCCGCCGCCAAGGACCACGACGTGCTGATGATCGACGAGGCCCTGGCCACGGGCGACGCCGCCTTCCAGCGGCGCAGCCAGGCCCGCATCGAGGAACTCCGCGAGCACGCGGGCACCGTCTTCCTCGTCAGCCACGGCATCAACACGGTCCGCGAGACCTGCGACCGCGCGATCTGGCTGGAGTCGGGCGTCCTGCGCATGGACGGCCCCTCCGCCGAGGTCTGCGACGCGTACGAGGCCTTCACCAGGGGCTGA
- a CDS encoding HAD family hydrolase, with amino-acid sequence MTHIVWDWNGTLLHDIDAVIAATNASFAEFGFAPITLETYRELYVVPVPKFYERLMGRLPTEDEWLVMDDTFHRHYWAAAEDAGLTEGARELLRDWQRDGLTQSLLSLAPHDKLVPLVRFHGIDGHFLRVDGRIGPSHTSKAGHLVRHLTALDGTGVTAERTVLIGDAVDDALAAAHVGARAVLYTGGSHSRASLESAGVPVVDTLADAVRTARELSE; translated from the coding sequence GTGACACACATAGTCTGGGACTGGAACGGCACCCTCCTCCACGACATCGACGCCGTGATCGCCGCGACCAATGCCTCCTTCGCCGAGTTCGGCTTCGCGCCGATCACCCTGGAGACCTACCGCGAGCTGTACGTCGTACCGGTGCCCAAGTTCTACGAGCGCCTCATGGGCCGGCTGCCCACCGAGGACGAGTGGCTGGTCATGGACGACACGTTCCACCGGCACTACTGGGCCGCCGCCGAGGACGCCGGGCTCACCGAAGGGGCCCGGGAGCTGCTCCGGGACTGGCAGCGGGACGGGCTCACCCAGTCGCTGCTCTCGCTGGCGCCCCACGACAAGCTCGTGCCGCTGGTACGGTTCCACGGCATCGACGGGCACTTCCTGCGCGTCGACGGGCGGATCGGTCCCTCCCACACCAGCAAGGCAGGGCATCTCGTACGCCACCTGACCGCCCTGGACGGGACGGGCGTGACCGCGGAACGTACGGTCCTCATCGGAGACGCCGTGGACGACGCGCTCGCCGCGGCCCACGTCGGCGCCCGGGCCGTGCTCTACACGGGCGGCTCGCACAGCCGCGCCAGTCTCGAATCGGCCGGTGTCCCCGTCGTCGACACCCTGGCAGACGCCGTTCGGACAGCTCGCGAGCTGTCCGAATAA
- a CDS encoding DUF6912 family protein: protein MRVYVPLTLPGLAEAHKAGELGPAPLRAYAVTPGLREWYVSDDIEELEYAALSRAAAASLRLIAADPAAPRRRVVVALDVADKAATATPGVDEAALGQVALADAVRLTVAAAVHVDADDAEETVAAAAAAVDAADAGDDDAQFTVDGAEDHELLWFGVQEIPGLLK from the coding sequence ATGCGCGTGTACGTCCCCCTGACCCTCCCCGGGCTCGCCGAGGCGCACAAGGCGGGTGAGCTGGGCCCCGCCCCGCTGCGTGCGTACGCCGTCACGCCCGGGCTGCGCGAGTGGTACGTGTCGGACGACATCGAGGAGCTGGAGTACGCGGCCCTCAGCCGCGCCGCGGCCGCCTCCCTGCGGCTGATCGCCGCCGACCCGGCGGCCCCGCGCAGGCGGGTCGTCGTCGCCCTGGACGTCGCCGACAAGGCCGCCACCGCCACGCCCGGGGTCGACGAGGCCGCCCTCGGCCAGGTCGCCCTGGCCGACGCCGTACGCCTCACCGTGGCCGCCGCCGTGCACGTCGACGCCGACGACGCCGAGGAGACCGTGGCCGCCGCCGCGGCGGCCGTCGACGCCGCCGACGCCGGGGACGACGACGCGCAGTTCACCGTCGACGGCGCCGAGGACCACGAGCTGCTGTGGTTCGGCGTGCAGGAGATCCCGGGGCTGCTCAAGTGA
- a CDS encoding NAD-glutamate dehydrogenase, whose translation MQTKLDEAKAELLARAARVAENSPAGGLLPTGSEQGEHPDRDTVLSYLQRYYLHTAPEDLLDRDPVDVFGAALSHYRLAENRPQGTASVRVHTPTVEENGWTSSHSVVEVVTDDMPFLVDSVTNELSRQGRGIHVVIHPQVVVRRDVTGKLIEILGPDCDAHGPRTARPHDSLVESWIHVEIDRETDRADLKQINGDLLRILSDVRESVEDWEKMRDAALRIAEGLPDEPTAPDLREYELEEARELLRWLSDDHFTFLGYREYNLVDGDALAAVPGTGLGILRSDPHHSGKDDGHPVSPSFNRLPADARAKAREHRLLVLTKANSRSTVHRPSYLDYVGVKKFDADGNVVGERRFLGLFSSAAYTESVRRVPVVRRKVAEVLERAGFAPSSHDGRDLLQILETYPRDELFQTPVDQLQSIVTSVLYLQERRRLRLYLRQDEYGRYYSALVYLPRDRFTTGVRLRLMDILKEELGGISVDFTAWNTESILSRIHFVVRVPQGKELPVLTDADVERIEGRLVDAARSWADGFGEALVAELGEERAAELLRKYGTSFPEGYKADHSPRAAVADLCHLERLSASERPFALSLYEPVGAAPGERRFKIYRTGEQVSLSAVLPVLQRLGVEVTDERPYELRRTDRVSAWIYDFGLRMPAAGTGDGAAASNYAGDDARERFQEAFAAVWTGKAENDNFNTLVLSAGLTWRQAVVLRAYAKYLRQAGSTFSQDYMEDTLRNNVHTTRLLVSLFEARMSPARQTAGTELIDAMLEELDGALDQVASLDEDRILRAFLTLIKATLRTNFFQEARGFEWHDYVSMKFDPQAIPDLPAPRPAYEIWVYSPRVEGVHLRFGKVARGGLRWSDRREDFRTEILGLVKAQMVKNTVIVPVGAKGGFVAKQLPDPSVDRDAWLAEGVACYRTFISALLDITDNLVAGEVVPPQDVVRHDEDDTYLVVAADKGTATFSDIANEVAVSYNFWLGDAFASGGSAGYDHKGMGITARGAWESVKRHFRELGHDTQTQDFTVVGVGDMSGDVFGNGMLLSEHIRLVAAFDHRHIFIDPEPDAATSYAERRRLFELPRSSWADYDTSLISAGGGIHPRSAKAVPVTAPMRAALGIEAGITKMTPAELMQAILKAPVDLVWNGGIGTYVKATAETHADVGDKANDAIRVNGSDVRAKVIGEGGNLGLTQLGRIEFARSGADGEGGKINTDAIDNSAGVDTSDHEVNIKILLNAVVADGDMTVKQRNKLLAEMTDEVGGLVLRNNYAQNTALANGAAQAPSLLHAQQRFMRRLEGAGLLNRELEFLPADRQIRELLGNGRGLTQPELAVLFAYTKITVADELIATGLPDDPYLRRLLFAYFPAALREKFPEQVDGHALRREIITTLLVNDTVNTGGSTFLHRLREETGASTEEIVRAQLAAREIFGLAEVWDSVEALDNKVAAAVQTRIRLHSRRLVERGTRWLLNNRPQPLQITETIDFFAERVAHVWAELPKLVRGADLEWYQSIMDELTGEGVPEELAAKVAGFSSAFPTLDVVAIADRTGVAPLDVAEVYYDLADRLDITQLMDRIIELPRADRWQSMARASIREDLFAAHGALTADVLSVGNGSSTPEERFQAWEEKNAAIIGRARTTLDEIRGSDDFDLANLSVAMRTMRSLLRAHT comes from the coding sequence ATGCAGACCAAGCTGGACGAAGCAAAGGCCGAGCTGCTCGCGCGGGCGGCCCGGGTAGCTGAGAACAGCCCGGCCGGGGGGCTACTTCCGACTGGGTCCGAGCAGGGGGAGCATCCCGACCGGGACACAGTGCTCTCCTACCTCCAGCGCTACTACCTGCACACCGCCCCCGAGGACCTGTTGGACCGGGACCCGGTCGACGTGTTCGGTGCGGCGCTCTCGCACTACCGGCTGGCGGAGAACCGCCCGCAGGGCACCGCGAGCGTGCGCGTGCACACGCCCACCGTCGAGGAGAACGGCTGGACCTCCAGCCACTCCGTCGTCGAGGTCGTCACGGACGACATGCCCTTCCTCGTCGACTCCGTGACCAACGAGCTGTCCCGGCAGGGCCGCGGCATCCACGTCGTGATCCACCCGCAGGTCGTCGTCCGCCGTGACGTCACCGGCAAGCTGATCGAGATCCTCGGTCCCGACTGCGACGCGCACGGTCCCCGCACCGCGCGCCCCCACGACTCCCTCGTCGAGTCCTGGATCCACGTCGAGATCGACCGCGAGACCGACCGCGCCGACCTCAAGCAGATCAACGGCGATCTGCTGCGCATCCTGTCCGACGTGCGTGAGTCCGTCGAGGACTGGGAGAAGATGCGCGACGCGGCGCTGCGCATCGCCGAAGGCCTGCCCGACGAGCCGACCGCCCCGGACCTGCGCGAGTACGAGCTCGAAGAGGCCCGCGAGCTGCTGCGCTGGCTCTCGGACGACCACTTCACCTTCCTCGGCTACCGCGAGTACAACCTCGTCGACGGCGACGCCCTCGCCGCCGTCCCCGGTACCGGCCTCGGCATCCTGCGCTCCGACCCGCACCACAGCGGCAAGGACGACGGCCACCCCGTCTCGCCGTCCTTCAACCGGCTGCCCGCCGACGCGCGCGCCAAGGCCCGCGAGCACCGCCTGCTGGTGCTGACCAAGGCCAACAGCCGCTCCACCGTGCACCGCCCCTCGTACCTCGACTACGTGGGCGTCAAGAAGTTCGACGCCGACGGCAACGTCGTCGGCGAGCGCCGCTTCCTCGGCCTGTTCTCCTCCGCCGCGTACACCGAGTCGGTGCGCCGCGTCCCGGTCGTCCGCCGCAAGGTCGCCGAGGTCCTGGAGCGGGCCGGTTTCGCGCCGTCCAGCCACGACGGCCGCGACCTGCTGCAGATCCTGGAGACGTACCCGCGCGACGAGCTGTTCCAGACGCCCGTCGACCAGCTCCAGTCGATCGTCACCTCCGTCCTGTACCTCCAGGAACGCCGCCGGCTGCGGCTGTACCTGCGTCAGGACGAGTACGGCCGCTACTACTCGGCCCTCGTCTACCTGCCGCGTGACCGGTTCACCACCGGCGTCCGGCTGCGCCTGATGGACATCCTGAAGGAGGAGCTCGGCGGCATCAGCGTCGACTTCACGGCCTGGAACACCGAGTCGATCCTCTCGCGCATCCACTTCGTCGTCCGCGTCCCGCAGGGCAAGGAACTGCCCGTCCTCACCGACGCCGACGTCGAGCGCATCGAGGGCCGCCTGGTCGACGCCGCCCGCTCCTGGGCCGACGGCTTCGGCGAGGCCCTGGTCGCCGAGCTCGGAGAGGAGCGCGCCGCCGAGCTGCTGCGCAAGTACGGCACCTCGTTCCCCGAGGGCTACAAGGCCGACCACTCGCCGCGCGCCGCCGTCGCCGACCTCTGCCACCTGGAGCGGCTCTCCGCCAGCGAACGGCCGTTCGCGCTCTCGCTGTACGAGCCGGTCGGCGCGGCCCCCGGCGAGCGCCGCTTCAAGATCTACCGCACCGGCGAGCAGGTCTCGCTCTCCGCGGTCCTGCCGGTGCTGCAGCGCCTGGGCGTCGAGGTCACCGACGAGCGCCCGTACGAGCTGCGCCGCACCGACCGGGTCAGCGCCTGGATCTACGACTTCGGTCTGCGGATGCCCGCCGCCGGTACCGGCGACGGCGCGGCGGCGTCGAACTACGCCGGCGACGACGCCCGCGAGCGCTTCCAGGAGGCCTTCGCGGCCGTATGGACCGGCAAGGCGGAGAACGACAACTTCAACACCCTGGTGCTGAGCGCCGGGCTGACCTGGCGGCAGGCCGTCGTCCTGCGCGCGTACGCCAAGTACCTGCGCCAGGCGGGCTCCACCTTCAGCCAGGACTACATGGAGGACACCCTCCGCAACAACGTCCACACCACCCGGCTGCTGGTCTCGCTGTTCGAGGCCCGGATGTCGCCCGCACGGCAGACCGCCGGCACCGAGCTCATCGACGCCATGCTGGAGGAGCTGGACGGGGCCCTGGACCAGGTCGCCTCGCTCGACGAGGACCGCATCCTGCGGGCCTTCCTCACCCTGATCAAGGCGACGCTGCGGACCAACTTCTTCCAGGAGGCCCGGGGCTTCGAGTGGCACGACTACGTGTCGATGAAGTTCGATCCCCAGGCCATCCCGGACCTGCCGGCGCCCCGCCCGGCGTACGAGATCTGGGTGTACTCGCCGCGGGTCGAGGGCGTGCACCTGCGCTTCGGCAAGGTCGCGCGCGGTGGTCTGCGCTGGTCCGACCGGCGTGAGGACTTCCGTACGGAGATCCTCGGCCTGGTCAAGGCGCAGATGGTGAAGAACACGGTGATCGTGCCGGTCGGCGCCAAGGGCGGCTTCGTCGCCAAGCAGCTCCCGGACCCGTCCGTGGACCGTGACGCATGGCTCGCCGAGGGCGTCGCCTGCTACCGCACCTTCATCTCGGCGCTGCTCGACATCACCGACAACCTGGTGGCGGGCGAGGTCGTGCCGCCGCAGGACGTGGTCCGCCACGACGAGGACGACACGTACCTCGTCGTCGCCGCCGACAAGGGCACCGCGACGTTCTCGGACATCGCCAACGAGGTCGCCGTCTCGTACAACTTCTGGCTCGGCGACGCTTTCGCCTCCGGCGGCTCGGCCGGTTACGACCACAAGGGCATGGGCATCACCGCCCGCGGCGCGTGGGAGTCCGTCAAGCGGCACTTCCGCGAGCTGGGCCACGACACCCAGACGCAGGACTTCACCGTCGTCGGCGTCGGCGACATGTCCGGCGACGTCTTCGGCAACGGCATGCTGCTCTCCGAGCACATCCGCCTGGTCGCGGCCTTCGACCACCGGCACATCTTCATCGACCCGGAGCCGGACGCGGCCACCTCCTACGCCGAGCGCCGCCGCCTGTTCGAGCTGCCGCGTTCCTCGTGGGCCGACTACGACACCTCGCTGATCTCGGCGGGCGGCGGCATCCACCCGCGTTCCGCGAAGGCCGTCCCGGTCACCGCGCCGATGCGCGCGGCCCTCGGCATCGAGGCGGGCATCACCAAGATGACCCCGGCCGAGCTGATGCAGGCGATCCTCAAGGCCCCCGTGGACCTGGTGTGGAACGGCGGCATCGGTACGTACGTCAAGGCCACGGCCGAGACGCACGCGGACGTCGGCGACAAGGCCAACGACGCCATCCGCGTCAACGGCTCCGACGTCCGGGCCAAGGTCATCGGCGAGGGCGGCAACCTGGGTCTGACCCAGCTCGGCCGGATCGAGTTCGCCCGCTCCGGCGCCGACGGCGAGGGCGGCAAGATCAACACCGACGCCATCGACAACAGCGCCGGCGTGGACACCTCCGACCACGAGGTGAACATCAAGATCCTGCTCAACGCGGTCGTCGCGGACGGCGACATGACCGTCAAGCAGCGCAACAAGCTGCTCGCCGAGATGACCGACGAGGTCGGCGGTCTGGTGCTGCGCAACAACTACGCGCAGAACACGGCGCTCGCCAACGGCGCGGCGCAGGCCCCCAGCCTGCTCCACGCGCAGCAGCGCTTCATGCGCCGCCTGGAGGGCGCGGGGCTGCTCAACCGGGAGCTGGAGTTCCTGCCCGCCGACCGGCAGATCCGTGAACTGCTCGGCAACGGCAGGGGCCTGACCCAGCCGGAGCTGGCCGTCCTGTTCGCCTACACCAAGATCACGGTGGCGGACGAGCTCATCGCCACCGGGCTGCCGGACGACCCGTACCTGCGCCGCCTGCTCTTCGCCTACTTCCCGGCCGCCCTGCGCGAGAAGTTCCCCGAGCAGGTCGACGGGCACGCACTGCGCCGGGAGATCATCACCACGCTCCTGGTCAACGACACGGTCAACACGGGTGGTTCGACCTTCCTGCACCGCCTGCGCGAGGAGACCGGCGCCTCCACGGAGGAGATCGTCCGGGCGCAGCTCGCGGCCCGCGAGATCTTCGGCCTGGCCGAGGTGTGGGACTCGGTCGAGGCCCTCGACAACAAGGTCGCGGCCGCCGTCCAGACCCGGATCCGGCTGCACTCGCGGCGCCTGGTCGAGCGCGGTACGCGCTGGCTGCTGAACAACCGGCCGCAGCCGCTCCAGATCACCGAGACCATCGACTTCTTCGCGGAGCGGGTCGCGCACGTCTGGGCCGAGCTGCCGAAGCTGGTGCGCGGCGCGGACCTGGAGTGGTACCAGTCGATCATGGACGAGCTGACGGGCGAGGGTGTCCCGGAGGAACTGGCGGCCAAGGTCGCCGGCTTCTCCTCGGCCTTCCCGACGCTCGACGTCGTCGCGATCGCGGACCGCACCGGTGTGGCTCCGCTGGACGTCGCCGAGGTCTACTACGACCTCGCCGACCGCCTCGACATCACCCAGCTGATGGACCGGATCATCGAGCTGCCGCGGGCCGACCGCTGGCAGTCCATGGCCCGCGCCTCCATCCGCGAGGACCTGTTCGCGGCGCACGGGGCCCTGACCGCCGACGTGCTGTCGGTGGGCAACGGCAGCTCGACTCCCGAGGAGCGCTTCCAGGCCTGGGAGGAGAAGAACGCGGCGATCATCGGGCGGGCCCGGACGACCCTGGACGAGATCCGGGGCTCGGACGACTTCGACCTGGCGAACCTGTCGGTGGCGATGCGGACGATGCGCAGCCTGCTGCGCGCGCACACCTGA
- a CDS encoding ABC transporter permease: MTTATAPKTPPAPATPAELAAAHGLTLSGARPTLPRYIAELWGRRHFVTAYATARMQATYSTAKLGQVWHLVTPLLNATVYYFIFGIVMRASHGVPDYVPFLITGVFVWDFIGSSINAGTRAVHSNLGLVRALHFPRASLPISTVIQLFQQLLVTMGALVILLLAFGQAPALSWFLAVPALLLTAFFAAGCAMVLARIGSKSPDVSQLMPFILRTWMYSSGVMWSIDSMLKTDHLPHWVSMLLGLNPAAVYIDLMRFALIDSFQAHSLPHHVWPIAIGWALLAGVGGFIYFWKAEEEYGRG; this comes from the coding sequence GTGACCACCGCGACCGCACCCAAGACCCCACCCGCTCCCGCGACCCCCGCGGAGCTGGCCGCCGCCCACGGCCTGACGCTCAGCGGCGCCCGCCCCACGCTCCCCCGCTACATCGCGGAGCTCTGGGGCCGCCGCCACTTCGTCACCGCCTACGCGACGGCCCGCATGCAGGCCACGTACAGCACGGCGAAGCTCGGCCAGGTCTGGCACCTGGTGACCCCGCTGCTCAACGCGACGGTGTACTACTTCATCTTCGGCATCGTCATGCGCGCCAGCCACGGCGTGCCGGACTACGTGCCGTTCCTGATCACCGGCGTCTTCGTCTGGGACTTCATCGGCAGCTCCATCAACGCCGGAACCCGCGCCGTCCACAGCAACCTCGGCCTGGTCCGCGCCCTGCACTTCCCCCGCGCGAGCCTGCCCATCTCCACCGTCATCCAGCTCTTCCAGCAGCTGCTCGTCACCATGGGCGCCCTGGTCATCCTGCTGCTCGCCTTCGGCCAGGCACCCGCCCTGTCCTGGTTCCTGGCCGTCCCGGCCCTGCTGCTGACGGCCTTCTTCGCCGCCGGCTGCGCGATGGTGCTGGCCCGCATCGGCAGCAAGAGCCCGGACGTCAGCCAGCTGATGCCGTTCATCCTGCGCACCTGGATGTACTCCTCGGGCGTCATGTGGTCCATCGACTCGATGCTCAAGACGGACCACCTGCCGCACTGGGTGTCGATGCTGCTGGGGCTCAACCCGGCGGCCGTCTACATCGACCTGATGCGCTTCGCGCTGATCGACAGCTTCCAGGCGCACTCGCTCCCGCACCACGTGTGGCCGATCGCCATCGGCTGGGCCCTGCTCGCCGGCGTCGGCGGATTCATCTACTTCTGGAAGGCTGAGGAGGAGTACGGCCGTGGCTGA
- a CDS encoding TetR/AcrR family transcriptional regulator, protein MTTEPAAATPARRAPAGAAVLREDVTEAIRDAVVEELAAVGFSRMSIEGIARRAGVGKTAVYRRWKSKLHLVLDLVGAFAADGLPVPETGSLYGDVRALLEVMSHVMRHPVASAVIPDLLVEAARNPEIADAVRGALLDGQRRMAEGIVSGAVARGELPEGTDPGRALDLAIGPLYWRQVVVRDAVPAGYLDELARSVVAGLRAA, encoded by the coding sequence ATGACCACGGAGCCTGCCGCCGCTACCCCCGCCCGCCGTGCCCCCGCCGGGGCCGCCGTCCTGCGCGAGGACGTGACCGAGGCGATCCGCGACGCGGTCGTCGAGGAACTGGCCGCGGTCGGCTTCTCTCGGATGTCCATCGAGGGCATCGCCCGGCGCGCGGGCGTCGGGAAGACCGCGGTCTACCGGCGGTGGAAGTCGAAGCTGCACCTGGTCCTGGACCTGGTGGGCGCTTTCGCGGCCGACGGCCTGCCGGTGCCGGAGACGGGGTCGCTGTACGGGGACGTACGAGCCCTGCTGGAGGTCATGTCGCACGTGATGCGGCACCCGGTGGCCTCGGCGGTGATCCCCGACCTGCTGGTCGAGGCGGCGCGCAATCCCGAGATCGCGGACGCGGTGCGCGGTGCGCTGCTGGACGGGCAGCGGCGGATGGCGGAGGGGATCGTCTCCGGCGCGGTCGCGCGGGGCGAGCTGCCGGAGGGCACCGACCCGGGGCGGGCGCTCGATCTGGCGATCGGGCCGCTGTACTGGCGGCAGGTGGTCGTCCGCGACGCCGTCCCCGCCGGCTACCTGGACGAGCTGGCCCGCTCGGTCGTCGCGGGCCTGCGGGCCGCCTGA
- a CDS encoding bifunctional glycosyltransferase/CDP-glycerol:glycerophosphate glycerophosphotransferase, which yields MPRFSVIVPAYKVQAYLQESLDSVLTQSYPDLELIAVDDASPDACGSIIDEYAARDPRVTAVHLAHNLGLGPARGAGLARATGDYLVFLDGDDTLAPGALQAITDRLKATGSPDVLVYDYARTFWTGELVRNRLSHRLSEEGPASFRLADRPALLGMLMVVWNKAYRREYVEREGFTFPPGFYEDTPWTYPALLAAESVAVLDRVCVHYRQRRTGSILTTSSRRHLDIFDQYDRVFGYLAGRPELERWRPAVHRRMAEHFCALYADPRRLPRASRPEFFGRACALLRRHRAPGGAGPLPLPLSRTDRVRHTLMRLGTRRTYRLLSVLRSAALAAGRGGSALWRGLRETALRLHYRIQRLLPLRPELAVFSAYWHGGYACNPAAIEAKLRELAPRMRTAWICDPAHAPTLPRETAALRPGSAAYWSALARATYLVTNVNFERSLVKRPGQILVQTQHGTPLKRVGLDLQDRPAATPTTDFAGLLRGADQWDYLLSANRHSTLVWEKAVPSAYSTLEYGYPRNDVFHRATQADVLDLRERLGIAPGSTAVLYAPTHRDYRRSRPDHLDFERVLRDLGPRFTLLVRTHLTYAGAPAAARDPHPRLIDVSSYPSVEELCLASDALVTDYSSLMFDYAALDRPIVIHADDWEAYEAARGTYFDLRSCPPGAIARTEDELVDIFATGHWRGSRSAQLRSAFRTRFCPYDDGHAAERVVRRVFLGQSAPLPPVVPLEDRRPTPAAPALAPALSPVRP from the coding sequence GTGCCCCGGTTCAGCGTCATCGTGCCCGCGTACAAGGTCCAGGCGTACCTCCAGGAGAGTCTGGACTCGGTCCTGACGCAGTCGTACCCGGATCTGGAGCTGATCGCGGTCGACGACGCCTCCCCGGACGCCTGCGGCTCGATCATCGACGAGTACGCGGCCCGCGACCCCCGGGTCACCGCGGTGCACCTGGCGCACAACCTCGGGCTGGGCCCGGCCCGGGGCGCGGGCCTGGCCCGGGCCACGGGCGACTACCTGGTCTTCCTCGACGGCGACGACACCCTGGCCCCGGGCGCCCTGCAGGCCATCACCGACCGGCTGAAGGCCACCGGCTCCCCCGACGTCCTGGTCTACGACTACGCGCGCACCTTCTGGACCGGCGAACTGGTGCGCAACCGCCTCTCGCACCGGTTGTCCGAGGAGGGCCCGGCCAGCTTCCGCCTCGCCGACCGCCCGGCCCTGCTCGGCATGCTGATGGTGGTGTGGAACAAGGCCTACCGCCGCGAGTACGTGGAGCGCGAGGGCTTCACGTTCCCGCCCGGCTTCTACGAGGACACCCCATGGACCTACCCGGCGCTGCTGGCCGCGGAGTCCGTCGCCGTCCTGGACCGGGTCTGCGTGCACTACCGCCAGCGGCGCACGGGGTCGATCCTGACCACCTCCAGCCGCCGCCACCTCGACATCTTCGACCAGTACGACCGGGTCTTCGGCTACCTCGCGGGCCGTCCCGAGCTGGAGCGCTGGCGCCCCGCCGTGCACCGGCGGATGGCCGAGCACTTCTGCGCCCTGTACGCCGACCCGCGCCGCCTCCCGCGCGCGAGCCGGCCCGAGTTCTTCGGCCGGGCCTGCGCCCTGCTGCGCCGCCACCGGGCCCCGGGCGGCGCGGGCCCCCTGCCGCTGCCCCTGTCCCGGACCGACCGCGTGCGGCACACCCTGATGCGGCTGGGCACCCGGCGCACGTACCGGCTGCTGTCGGTCCTGCGCTCGGCGGCGCTGGCGGCGGGGCGCGGCGGCTCGGCCCTGTGGCGGGGGCTGCGCGAGACCGCTCTGCGCCTGCACTACCGGATCCAGCGGCTCCTGCCCCTGCGCCCGGAGCTGGCGGTCTTCTCCGCGTACTGGCACGGCGGCTACGCCTGCAACCCGGCGGCGATCGAGGCGAAGCTGCGGGAGCTGGCGCCCCGGATGCGGACGGCGTGGATCTGCGACCCTGCGCACGCGCCGACCCTGCCCCGGGAGACGGCGGCGCTGCGCCCGGGATCGGCGGCCTACTGGTCGGCCCTCGCCAGGGCCACGTACCTGGTCACGAACGTCAACTTCGAGCGCAGCCTGGTCAAGCGCCCAGGCCAGATCCTGGTCCAGACCCAGCACGGGACCCCGCTCAAGCGGGTCGGCCTCGATCTCCAGGACCGGCCGGCGGCCACCCCGACCACGGACTTCGCGGGCCTGCTGCGGGGCGCCGACCAGTGGGACTACCTGCTCTCCGCGAACCGGCACTCCACGCTGGTCTGGGAGAAGGCCGTCCCGTCCGCCTACTCCACGCTCGAATACGGTTACCCGCGCAACGACGTGTTCCACCGCGCCACCCAGGCGGACGTCCTCGACCTCCGCGAGCGGCTCGGCATCGCGCCGGGCTCGACGGCGGTCCTGTACGCGCCCACGCACCGCGACTACCGGCGCAGCCGGCCGGACCACCTGGACTTCGAGCGGGTGCTGCGCGATCTCGGGCCGCGGTTCACGCTGCTGGTGCGCACGCACCTGACGTACGCGGGCGCCCCGGCGGCCGCCCGCGACCCGCACCCCCGCCTGATCGACGTCTCCTCGTACCCCTCGGTGGAGGAACTCTGCCTGGCCTCGGACGCGTTGGTGACGGACTACTCGTCCCTGATGTTCGACTACGCGGCGCTGGACCGGCCGATCGTGATCCACGCGGACGACTGGGAGGCGTACGAGGCCGCCCGCGGCACCTACTTCGACCTCCGCTCCTGCCCGCCGGGGGCGATCGCCCGCACGGAGGACGAGCTCGTGGACATCTTCGCCACCGGCCACTGGCGGGGCTCGCGCTCCGCCCAGCTGCGGTCCGCCTTCCGCACGCGCTTCTGCCCGTACGACGACGGGCACGCGGCCGAGCGCGTCGTGCGCCGCGTCTTCCTGGGCCAGTCCGCCCCGCTCCCGCCGGTCGTCCCGCTGGAGGACCGCCGGCCCACCCCCGCGGCGCCGGCCCTTGCCCCGGCTCTGTCCCCGGTCCGGCCGTAG